The proteins below are encoded in one region of Mangifera indica cultivar Alphonso chromosome 7, CATAS_Mindica_2.1, whole genome shotgun sequence:
- the LOC123220650 gene encoding uncharacterized protein LOC123220650, with protein sequence MHLKWLGQWVLPYLFLHCLGRFHHIVWVLEKWNLVLRLFYLELIASNAVHIKVVKYSCGSFTGPLLTHCEPGAAVVDLQLVDVVVSHVLKQILSRHRCHSMVLMIVAGKAVPNLQLEHGLAVNRVYTGFAIFCCLFTLLKRCFI encoded by the exons ATGCATCTGAAATGGTTGGGACAATGGGTGTTGCCTTATCTGTTTTTACACTGCCTGGGCAGGTTTCATCATATTGTCTGGGTTCTGGAAAAATGGAACTTGGTCTTGAGATT GTTTTATCTTGAGTTGATTGCTTCTAATGCTGTGCACATTAAAGTGGTCAAGTATTCTTGTGGATCTTTTACAGGGCCACTGCTTACA CATTGTGAACCTGGTGCTGCTGTTGTGGACCTTCAACTTGTAGATGTAGTTGTCTCTCATGTGCTTAAGCAGATATTGTCAAGG CATAGGTGCCACTCTATGGTACTGATGATTGTAGCAGGCAAAGCAGTCCCTAACTTGCAATTGGAGCATGGATTGGCTGTCAATAGAGTGTACACAGGATTTGCTATTTTTTGTTGTCTTTTCACTTTGTTGAAAAGATGTTTCATATGA
- the LOC123220619 gene encoding putative disease resistance protein RGA3 isoform X1 translates to MEVVLESIVSELIKGLFKILGSNEVRDFARQLVGGVDSEIKELKEKLTHIGNLLRDAEDKQLSGESVKNWLGNLQHWAYDAEDVLDEFAYEALRHKRKAEHQASSSRGFSCLPASFSSPLFAVQMGCKIKRINSRLDKLRQKRLAELGDQVLSGTTSSNAVVQGREETSSFPPEQVVYGRNDEEAELLKMVKSGTNFQVIAVVGMGGIGKTTIARAVYNHKELEDFKFEKKAWVCVSTTFDVLKISKALLEQFSSSVPNNLNAVQGKLKDEASGKKFLIVLDDIWKVESEKWAQLMSPFTAGAPGSTTIVTTRDTDVAQEIRCPHYKLRPLSDEACWSLLEEHAFGTFAAAVPNQISDSIYKRVVERCGGLPLAAKTLGGLLRFKPSDIWENILESKIWSTSNKRL, encoded by the exons ATGGAAGTCGTTCTTGAATCCATCGTCTCCGAACTCATTAAGGGGTTGTTTAAGATATTGGGGTCCAATGAAGTGCGGGACTTTGCCCGGCAACTTGTCGGAGGGGTAGATTCAGAGATCAAAGAGCTGAAGGAAAAGTTGACACACATCGGAAATCTTCTTCGCGATGCGGAAGACAAGCAACTCTCAGGTGAAAGCGTTAAGAACTGGCTTGGCAATCTTCAACACTGGGCTTATGATGCTGAGGACGTACTGGATGAGTTTGCCTACGAAGCTTTGCGACACAAACGCAAGGCAGAACACCAGGCTAGCTCCAGCAGAGGATTTAGCTGTCTCCCTGCTTCTTTCTCTAGTCCTTTGTTCGCTGTCCAGATGGGGTGCAAGATCAAAAGAATCAATAGCCGGTTGGATAAACTTCGCCAAAAAAGATTAGCTGAACTTGGTGATCAAGTGCTTTCTGGAACGACATCAAGTAATGCTGTAGTTCAAGGACGAGAGGAAACTTCAAGCTTCCCACCTGAACAAGTTGTTTATGGCAGAAATGACGAGGAAGCCGAACTATTGAAAATGGTGAAAAGCGGTACCAACTTTCAAGTAATAGCAGTTGTCGGCATGGGAGGGATCGGCAAAACGACAATTGCTCGGGCTGTGTACAATCACAAGGAGTTGGAAGATTTCAAGTTTGAGAAAAAAGCGTGGGTGTGTGTTTCAACCACCTTTGACGTTCTCAAAATCTCAAAGGCACTTCTTGAGCAATTCTCGTCCTCTGttccaaataatttaaatgcAGTGCAAGGTAAGCTAAAAGATGAAGCAAGTggaaaaaaattcttgataGTATTAGACGATATTTGGAAGGTGGAGTCCGAGAAATGGGCACAGCTCATGTCTCCTTTCACAGCTGGTGCACCTGGAAGCACGACGATTGTGACAACACGCGATACGGATGTTGCACAAGAAATAAGATGCCCTCATTATAAATTAAGGCCTTTATCCGACGAAGCTTGCTGGTCTTTGTTAGAGGAGCATGCATTTGGGACTTTTGCAGCTGCTGTTCCTAATCAAATTTCGGATTCAATTTACAAGAGAGTTGTTGAAAGGTGTGGCGGTCTACCACTGGCAGCAAAGACCCTCGGTGGTCTTCTACGCTTTAAGCCAAGTGATATATGGGAAAATATATTGGAAAGCAAAATATGGAGTACATCTAATAAAA GATTATGA
- the LOC123220619 gene encoding putative disease resistance protein RGA3 isoform X2, whose product MEVVLESIVSELIKGLFKILGSNEVRDFARQLVGGVDSEIKELKEKLTHIGNLLRDAEDKQLSGESVKNWLGNLQHWAYDAEDVLDEFAYEALRHKRKAEHQASSSRGFSCLPASFSSPLFAVQMGCKIKRINSRLDKLRQKRLAELGDQVLSGTTSSNAVVQGREETSSFPPEQVVYGRNDEEAELLKMVKSGTNFQVIAVVGMGGIGKTTIARAVYNHKELEDFKFEKKAWVCVSTTFDVLKISKALLEQFSSSVPNNLNAVQGKLKDEASGKKFLIVLDDIWKVESEKWAQLMSPFTAGAPGSTTIVTTRDTDVAQEIRCPHYKLRPLSDEACWSLLEEHAFGTFAAAVPNQISDSIYKRVVERCGGLPLAAKTLGL is encoded by the exons ATGGAAGTCGTTCTTGAATCCATCGTCTCCGAACTCATTAAGGGGTTGTTTAAGATATTGGGGTCCAATGAAGTGCGGGACTTTGCCCGGCAACTTGTCGGAGGGGTAGATTCAGAGATCAAAGAGCTGAAGGAAAAGTTGACACACATCGGAAATCTTCTTCGCGATGCGGAAGACAAGCAACTCTCAGGTGAAAGCGTTAAGAACTGGCTTGGCAATCTTCAACACTGGGCTTATGATGCTGAGGACGTACTGGATGAGTTTGCCTACGAAGCTTTGCGACACAAACGCAAGGCAGAACACCAGGCTAGCTCCAGCAGAGGATTTAGCTGTCTCCCTGCTTCTTTCTCTAGTCCTTTGTTCGCTGTCCAGATGGGGTGCAAGATCAAAAGAATCAATAGCCGGTTGGATAAACTTCGCCAAAAAAGATTAGCTGAACTTGGTGATCAAGTGCTTTCTGGAACGACATCAAGTAATGCTGTAGTTCAAGGACGAGAGGAAACTTCAAGCTTCCCACCTGAACAAGTTGTTTATGGCAGAAATGACGAGGAAGCCGAACTATTGAAAATGGTGAAAAGCGGTACCAACTTTCAAGTAATAGCAGTTGTCGGCATGGGAGGGATCGGCAAAACGACAATTGCTCGGGCTGTGTACAATCACAAGGAGTTGGAAGATTTCAAGTTTGAGAAAAAAGCGTGGGTGTGTGTTTCAACCACCTTTGACGTTCTCAAAATCTCAAAGGCACTTCTTGAGCAATTCTCGTCCTCTGttccaaataatttaaatgcAGTGCAAGGTAAGCTAAAAGATGAAGCAAGTggaaaaaaattcttgataGTATTAGACGATATTTGGAAGGTGGAGTCCGAGAAATGGGCACAGCTCATGTCTCCTTTCACAGCTGGTGCACCTGGAAGCACGACGATTGTGACAACACGCGATACGGATGTTGCACAAGAAATAAGATGCCCTCATTATAAATTAAGGCCTTTATCCGACGAAGCTTGCTGGTCTTTGTTAGAGGAGCATGCATTTGGGACTTTTGCAGCTGCTGTTCCTAATCAAATTTCGGATTCAATTTACAAGAGAGTTGTTGAAAGGTGTGGCGGTCTACCACTGGCAGCAAAGACCCTCG GATTATGA